The following are encoded together in the Tatumella ptyseos genome:
- a CDS encoding serine/threonine dehydratase family protein, producing MPLHINTPLLESLPLSRLNHTRVWMKMEAMQPSGSFKIRGVGHACEQHYARGAKRSISSSGGNAGLAVAYAGRQLGVPVIVVVPETTSERARHLLRLEGAEVRVQGKTWAEANQMALSLLEQNDAFIHPFDDPLLWEGHASLIDEVLAEGVRPDAVILSVGGGGLLAGIDEGLRRNQLDIPIYAIETEGMASFNAALASGQPTTLPELTGVATSLGARQVCQRAYDLTKHREIIALTVNDNQAVQACLSFLDDHRTLVEPACGAALAALYESKIALNTMSNILVIVCGGSTTTSTALQGFRG from the coding sequence ATGCCGTTACATATTAATACACCCTTACTGGAGTCACTGCCTTTAAGCCGTCTGAATCACACTCGAGTCTGGATGAAGATGGAAGCCATGCAGCCATCAGGATCCTTTAAGATTCGTGGTGTCGGGCACGCTTGCGAGCAGCATTATGCTCGGGGGGCAAAACGTTCTATCTCTTCTTCTGGAGGCAATGCTGGGCTAGCGGTCGCGTACGCAGGACGTCAACTTGGTGTTCCAGTCATAGTTGTGGTCCCTGAAACGACCTCTGAGCGGGCACGACATCTATTACGCTTAGAGGGTGCCGAAGTAAGAGTGCAGGGAAAAACCTGGGCTGAAGCAAACCAAATGGCCTTATCTCTGCTCGAACAGAATGATGCCTTTATCCACCCTTTTGATGACCCATTACTGTGGGAAGGTCACGCTTCGCTAATCGATGAAGTGCTCGCCGAAGGCGTACGTCCTGACGCCGTCATCCTCTCTGTAGGAGGTGGAGGCTTACTGGCAGGTATCGATGAGGGGCTTCGCCGCAACCAGCTTGATATTCCTATCTATGCTATCGAGACAGAAGGCATGGCATCTTTTAATGCTGCCTTAGCTTCGGGACAGCCCACAACACTGCCTGAACTGACTGGCGTGGCAACATCCTTAGGTGCCCGCCAAGTTTGCCAGCGGGCGTACGACCTGACAAAGCATAGAGAGATTATCGCTCTCACGGTAAATGATAACCAGGCAGTCCAGGCATGCTTATCTTTTTTAGATGATCACCGTACACTGGTTGAACCCGCCTGCGGAGCCGCTCTCGCCGCCCTCTATGAGTCAAAAATAGCGCTTAATACCATGAGCAATATTCTGGTCATTGTCTGCGGGGGGTCGACGACAACCTCTACCGCTTTACAAGGATTCAGAGGGTAG
- a CDS encoding GNAT family N-acetyltransferase codes for MVPRLETARLILAPLVADDAPLIQQAFPRWEIVKYLTRKVPWPYPAKGAEMFCDMTLQAMQQQREWVWTLRPLTSPTEFIGLIRLSLEVDNNRGFWLVPEWQGQGYMREACHAATDFWFNQLKQPVLRAPKAKENQRSLKISQESGMRMIREEMGEYHIGDIPSTLWEITREEWNERKVSS; via the coding sequence ATGGTGCCCCGATTAGAAACAGCTCGACTTATCCTCGCCCCATTAGTGGCAGACGATGCTCCCTTGATTCAACAGGCTTTCCCACGCTGGGAGATTGTGAAATACCTGACACGTAAAGTACCTTGGCCGTACCCAGCCAAGGGGGCGGAAATGTTTTGCGACATGACTCTGCAAGCGATGCAGCAGCAAAGGGAATGGGTATGGACGTTGCGTCCTCTCACTTCGCCTACCGAATTTATCGGTCTAATTCGGCTCTCCTTAGAAGTGGATAATAATCGCGGATTTTGGTTAGTGCCTGAATGGCAAGGCCAAGGTTATATGCGCGAAGCCTGCCACGCTGCCACTGACTTTTGGTTTAATCAGCTAAAGCAACCGGTTCTGCGTGCACCCAAAGCAAAAGAGAATCAGCGCTCTCTTAAGATCTCACAGGAGAGCGGTATGCGAATGATCCGAGAAGAGATGGGTGAATACCATATTGGCGATATTCCTTCGACGTTGTGGGAGATCACGCGCGAGGAGTGGAATGAGCGAAAAGTCTCCTCCTAG
- a CDS encoding RidA family protein, whose protein sequence is MKKYPSSLPFPFSQAVEANGFLFLSGQVSMNDRGEPVQGTIAEQTQLIFENIAKTLQSCGSSFDNIIRITVWLSDMAHFSTFNSAYCRYFPNGFPARTTVVSRLAFDLDVEMEVQALA, encoded by the coding sequence ATGAAAAAATACCCAAGTTCTCTGCCTTTTCCCTTTTCTCAGGCCGTAGAAGCCAATGGCTTTCTTTTTCTTTCTGGACAGGTCTCGATGAATGATAGGGGTGAGCCGGTTCAAGGAACAATAGCGGAACAAACGCAGCTTATTTTTGAAAACATTGCCAAGACTTTACAATCTTGTGGCTCCTCCTTCGACAATATTATCCGTATCACCGTCTGGCTTTCCGATATGGCGCATTTCTCTACTTTTAATAGTGCCTATTGTCGCTACTTCCCTAATGGCTTCCCAGCCCGTACCACTGTCGTAAGCCGCTTAGCGTTCGATCTGGACGTTGAAATGGAAGTTCAGGCGTTAGCTTGA
- a CDS encoding LysR family transcriptional regulator — translation MSTSLKLHHLRALVNVVSQGSIRAASRSAGLSQPALTKAIQELEQILGTRILERHPQGILLNHVGEHFYRHARLVLEEIRIAQEEVSQHLGEITGHIRVGVGGSMACTLMPKVIDRFQQRFPHVNVHIVEGQLSSMLPALRQGTLDFTLNTVTQLPFERELSFEPLAVVDYRVVVRKGHPLRYAKQLSELSEAKWTMPPPTSSYYSLLEQLYTGHTLPQVRVTCESLIACASLVTQSNFLSIISEQIVSTPILSDQLLPLELATPAPQATFYLVQRKDHQLGPISAYLAQLFRDFSQAVP, via the coding sequence ATGTCAACGAGCCTCAAACTTCATCACCTCCGTGCTTTAGTCAATGTCGTCAGTCAAGGCAGTATTCGCGCGGCCAGTCGGAGCGCCGGACTCTCACAACCCGCATTAACCAAGGCGATCCAAGAACTTGAACAGATCTTAGGAACACGTATTCTGGAAAGGCATCCACAGGGGATCTTGCTGAATCATGTTGGTGAGCATTTTTACCGCCATGCTCGATTAGTGTTAGAGGAAATTCGTATCGCTCAGGAGGAAGTGTCACAACATCTTGGAGAGATTACGGGTCATATTCGCGTCGGCGTCGGCGGTAGCATGGCTTGCACCTTAATGCCCAAGGTCATCGATCGGTTTCAACAGCGTTTCCCCCATGTAAATGTGCATATCGTCGAGGGACAACTCTCCTCAATGCTGCCCGCTTTACGTCAAGGGACCTTAGATTTTACCTTGAATACCGTGACCCAACTTCCCTTCGAGCGCGAATTGAGCTTCGAGCCGTTGGCGGTCGTTGACTATCGAGTGGTCGTCCGAAAGGGTCATCCATTACGATATGCTAAACAGCTCTCCGAACTCAGCGAGGCCAAATGGACAATGCCGCCACCGACCAGTAGCTACTATTCGCTCCTTGAGCAACTCTATACCGGTCATACACTCCCTCAAGTCAGGGTGACTTGTGAGAGCCTTATCGCTTGTGCGAGTTTGGTGACGCAAAGTAATTTCTTAAGTATTATTTCAGAACAAATCGTGAGCACGCCAATTTTGAGCGATCAACTGCTCCCTCTTGAGCTTGCCACCCCTGCCCCACAAGCAACATTTTACCTTGTTCAACGTAAAGACCATCAATTAGGACCGATCAGCGCCTATCTCGCCCAGCTATTTCGAGATTTTAGCCAAGCAGTACCATGA
- a CDS encoding ester cyclase, with protein sequence MRKFGTYTLLTLCLTSGLSYAETTPLTVVTQYMQAWNQHDSRKAGTFFADNVSYYDASVGEPVIGQQQATQQVVKTFVDAVPDLRWEMTSKPVYNGDTIAFQWRFTGTNDGAWAGTPATHKKISFDGVSFIKVLQGKITYQGDYYDSKKLSDQLK encoded by the coding sequence ATGCGTAAATTCGGAACTTACACTCTTCTCACACTCTGTCTGACGAGCGGGCTAAGCTATGCTGAGACGACACCCCTGACGGTCGTCACGCAGTATATGCAGGCATGGAACCAACATGACAGTCGTAAGGCCGGGACTTTTTTCGCAGATAACGTCAGTTATTACGATGCTTCGGTCGGTGAACCCGTTATTGGTCAGCAACAGGCGACACAGCAGGTGGTTAAAACCTTCGTCGATGCAGTCCCTGATTTACGTTGGGAGATGACCAGTAAGCCGGTCTATAACGGTGACACTATCGCGTTTCAATGGCGTTTTACGGGCACTAATGATGGCGCTTGGGCCGGAACTCCGGCAACGCATAAAAAAATCAGTTTTGATGGGGTAAGTTTTATCAAGGTCTTACAAGGTAAAATTACTTATCAGGGCGATTATTATGATTCGAAAAAATTATCAGATCAGTTGAAATGA
- a CDS encoding cache domain-containing protein, with protein sequence MNASDSIHTVIAQLEHLFSQCSHSSQQLAQQLTQRLTPLVNAADPSELTTAFPKKAIESLINRALADNPFCSGAGFAYYADAPLNPQAKWSLYWMYKDSNHESTLELTPLTQQHLDFRTFEWFLKTKSLKGPYFHGPYVDYICNTSYTMTSAAPIFIQECFYGIAAVDVLVSRIEDEILTILPQPRPKMVLTNTFGRVIFSTLTGYRVGDILRSEALAVIHQHPLFCLYLPA encoded by the coding sequence GTGAACGCATCAGACTCTATCCACACTGTCATCGCGCAACTCGAACATCTATTTTCACAATGTTCTCACTCAAGCCAGCAGTTAGCGCAACAACTGACTCAGCGACTCACTCCTTTGGTCAATGCGGCGGACCCTAGCGAACTGACGACGGCATTCCCCAAAAAAGCGATTGAGTCCCTGATTAATCGAGCGCTTGCCGATAACCCCTTCTGTTCCGGTGCAGGCTTTGCCTATTATGCTGATGCCCCCCTGAATCCGCAGGCGAAATGGTCGCTCTATTGGATGTATAAAGACAGCAATCATGAAAGCACACTTGAGCTGACTCCCTTAACTCAGCAACACCTCGATTTTCGAACCTTCGAATGGTTTCTGAAAACGAAATCCCTTAAAGGCCCCTACTTCCATGGCCCTTATGTCGACTATATCTGCAACACGTCCTATACCATGACTTCTGCCGCGCCCATCTTTATTCAAGAGTGCTTCTACGGGATCGCTGCCGTAGATGTATTGGTTAGCCGTATAGAAGACGAGATATTAACGATTCTTCCGCAACCTCGTCCTAAAATGGTATTGACCAATACGTTTGGCCGAGTCATTTTTTCCACGCTGACCGGTTATCGCGTCGGTGATATTCTGCGAAGTGAAGCGCTGGCGGTTATTCACCAGCACCCACTGTTTTGCCTCTATCTACCGGCCTAA
- a CDS encoding type II toxin-antitoxin system RelE/ParE family toxin, producing MWEVITTDVFDEWFLAQEESLREDILAAIGVLEEMGPQLGRPYVDTLKGSDIPNMKELRVQHAGGPIRAFFAFDPIRRAIVLCAGAKTGLNEKRFYRDMLRLAENEYRKHLTNLEK from the coding sequence ATGTGGGAAGTAATAACAACAGACGTTTTTGATGAGTGGTTTCTCGCGCAGGAAGAGAGTTTAAGAGAAGATATATTGGCTGCTATCGGCGTTCTTGAGGAAATGGGGCCCCAATTAGGTAGACCTTATGTCGATACCTTAAAAGGTTCTGACATCCCTAATATGAAAGAGTTACGGGTACAACATGCAGGAGGCCCGATACGTGCCTTTTTTGCTTTCGACCCGATCCGTAGGGCTATCGTATTATGTGCCGGTGCGAAGACAGGTTTAAACGAAAAGCGGTTTTACCGTGACATGCTCCGCCTTGCAGAAAATGAATACCGTAAACATTTGACCAATTTGGAGAAGTAA
- a CDS encoding FadR/GntR family transcriptional regulator, protein MMTHAIIFAPIGQASRAEQIVTRLANAIMTGLLQAHEQLPNEAELAKMLGVSHITVREALNTLRAKELIYTSRGRHGGSFVCDNIENRAHNYHPLHLLSSDYLLDLGEMHCAVLAHSARLAAKRMSQTEHLTFSSFIDEFQQASSAESRAQADMRCLLFLSASSQSARLANCELTLQTEWASFIALLYGDDTLHQQCVQRYQELLEALSHQDTEAAAKAISDLILFLAEQLVDCKLNTTASSSGRTL, encoded by the coding sequence ATGATGACGCATGCGATAATATTCGCGCCAATCGGACAGGCAAGCCGAGCGGAGCAGATTGTGACCCGCCTCGCCAATGCCATTATGACTGGGCTGTTGCAGGCTCATGAACAGCTGCCTAACGAAGCTGAGTTGGCCAAGATGCTGGGGGTCTCGCATATAACGGTCCGTGAAGCATTGAATACACTGCGCGCTAAGGAGCTGATATACACCAGCCGAGGACGACACGGTGGTAGCTTTGTCTGCGACAATATTGAAAATCGTGCCCATAACTATCACCCTCTCCACTTATTAAGCAGTGATTACTTGCTCGATCTTGGCGAAATGCACTGTGCCGTATTGGCACACAGTGCGCGACTTGCCGCCAAGCGGATGAGTCAAACGGAACATCTCACGTTTTCATCCTTTATTGACGAGTTTCAACAGGCTAGCTCCGCTGAATCACGCGCCCAAGCAGACATGCGCTGCTTACTCTTTTTATCTGCCAGTTCACAATCAGCACGCCTAGCAAATTGTGAGTTAACGCTACAAACTGAGTGGGCATCATTCATTGCTCTTCTCTATGGTGATGACACGCTACATCAGCAATGCGTACAGCGTTATCAAGAATTACTGGAAGCCTTATCGCATCAAGACACTGAAGCTGCTGCAAAAGCAATCAGCGATCTTATTCTATTTTTAGCTGAACAACTTGTTGACTGTAAACTCAACACTACTGCCTCATCGTCAGGGAGAACGTTATAA
- a CDS encoding gamma-aminobutyraldehyde dehydrogenase, with protein sequence MQRLKHFIDGQYVDTASTAYFDLISPVDGSCYAQSPKGEAAEVTLAYQAATRAFKQWRCSTPSERQKALLQLAEAVEANMQRFVELQCRETGQLKHFIEKEEVAASCDALRFFAGAARHLEGRASYEYMEGFTSSIRREPLGIVGQVTPWNYPFMMAIWKIAPALAAGNTVVLKPSDTTPMSTLLLAELAAEFFPKGAFNVILGQAETGSLVVSNPNASLVSITGSVRAGVQVATSAAANLTKAHLELGGKAPAIVFADANIEKAIEGITTAGFFNAGQDCTAATRILVEASIYPTFLQQLVAKTEQIRFGKPDDTDALFGALNSANQLAQVEGFMQRLPAHAKVEIGGSAAQGTGFYFPATIISGLRQDDEAIQQEVFGPVMTIQSFEDEADALSKANDVDYGLAASVWTGSVAKAHRLTRDLDFGTVWVNNHIPLCAEMPHGGFKKSGYGKDLSAYALEEYTRVKHVMIDLEQD encoded by the coding sequence ATGCAACGACTGAAACATTTTATTGATGGTCAATACGTTGATACGGCGTCAACGGCCTACTTTGACTTGATTAGCCCGGTGGATGGTAGCTGTTATGCCCAAAGCCCGAAAGGTGAGGCTGCTGAAGTCACGCTAGCCTATCAGGCGGCAACCCGTGCCTTTAAGCAATGGCGCTGTTCCACCCCTTCCGAAAGACAAAAAGCGTTACTCCAACTGGCAGAGGCGGTTGAGGCGAATATGCAACGCTTCGTCGAATTGCAATGTCGCGAAACCGGGCAGTTAAAGCACTTTATTGAGAAAGAAGAAGTCGCTGCCTCCTGCGATGCTTTGCGTTTCTTTGCTGGCGCAGCGCGTCATCTAGAGGGACGTGCCAGCTATGAATATATGGAAGGCTTTACGTCGAGTATTCGTCGCGAGCCGTTGGGAATAGTCGGGCAAGTCACGCCGTGGAACTATCCTTTTATGATGGCCATTTGGAAAATTGCACCTGCCTTAGCCGCCGGAAACACGGTAGTACTTAAGCCCAGCGATACGACGCCAATGAGCACATTATTACTGGCCGAACTGGCGGCAGAATTTTTCCCAAAAGGGGCTTTCAATGTGATTTTAGGACAAGCGGAGACCGGGTCGCTGGTGGTATCGAACCCTAACGCTTCGCTCGTCTCTATTACTGGATCGGTTCGTGCAGGAGTACAGGTCGCGACCTCGGCGGCGGCCAACCTGACTAAAGCCCACCTAGAATTAGGCGGTAAGGCACCTGCCATTGTTTTTGCTGACGCGAATATTGAGAAGGCGATTGAGGGTATCACTACCGCAGGTTTCTTCAATGCAGGTCAAGACTGTACCGCCGCCACCCGAATTTTAGTCGAAGCCTCAATTTATCCGACTTTTTTACAGCAGCTTGTCGCGAAAACGGAGCAAATCCGTTTCGGCAAGCCTGATGATACCGATGCGTTATTTGGGGCGCTAAACAGTGCGAATCAATTGGCGCAAGTTGAGGGCTTTATGCAACGGTTACCCGCCCATGCCAAAGTAGAAATTGGTGGTAGTGCAGCGCAAGGGACAGGTTTCTACTTCCCCGCGACCATTATCTCAGGCTTAAGGCAGGATGATGAAGCGATTCAACAGGAAGTATTTGGCCCAGTAATGACTATTCAATCCTTCGAGGATGAGGCCGATGCGCTTAGCAAAGCCAATGATGTCGACTATGGGCTCGCCGCCAGTGTATGGACCGGCTCGGTAGCAAAGGCCCATCGACTCACGCGTGATCTCGATTTTGGTACGGTATGGGTCAACAACCATATTCCATTGTGCGCAGAAATGCCTCACGGCGGCTTTAAGAAGTCAGGTTACGGTAAAGATCTTTCAGCCTATGCGTTGGAAGAATATACCCGAGTGAAACATGTGATGATCGATCTTGAACAAGACTAA
- a CDS encoding GNAT family N-acetyltransferase codes for MDHIIKDNTYIINHMGNQVGLIVCEKRELVFFEGFFILEEVILPSFRGSSLASRAQHLLQNQLYQLFGKDCLIAGTILPENLPSIRTAEKVGRICVLKYEFIPTSW; via the coding sequence ATGGACCATATTATTAAAGATAATACGTATATTATTAATCATATGGGTAATCAGGTTGGGCTAATTGTCTGTGAGAAAAGGGAATTAGTTTTTTTCGAGGGATTTTTTATTTTGGAAGAAGTTATTCTTCCATCCTTTCGCGGATCTTCTTTGGCTTCTCGCGCACAACATTTATTACAAAACCAGCTTTACCAACTGTTTGGGAAAGACTGCTTGATAGCTGGAACTATTCTTCCAGAAAATTTACCTTCAATTAGAACAGCTGAGAAAGTTGGACGTATCTGTGTACTTAAGTACGAATTTATTCCTACCAGTTGGTGA
- a CDS encoding helix-turn-helix transcriptional regulator, which yields MNPSEDRNYTENMILILSATVRALGSVLANNSEIVLHDLRHPASSIAEIANPQVTGRKKGDSVLSGMRTDPAFINVMEVKNEPVSLLLDYETFSHEGKPLRSSTVLYRDQAGRPFAALCINVDNSGIEQAITLLQSFSGIKAQISAPPPPDPATEHHHDSIENLMHEIIGSTTAASPGNSRSDMKRANLMAVKSMQEKGIFLIKGGVEKAAAALGVTRYTIYNYLDELNNGDEPPAHTKS from the coding sequence ATGAACCCTAGCGAAGATAGAAATTATACCGAAAACATGATCCTTATTTTGTCAGCGACCGTGCGTGCCCTCGGTAGTGTTCTGGCAAATAATTCTGAAATAGTCCTGCATGATTTACGTCATCCCGCTTCTTCAATTGCCGAGATTGCAAACCCACAAGTCACGGGCCGTAAGAAAGGGGATTCGGTATTATCGGGGATGCGAACCGACCCTGCTTTTATCAATGTGATGGAAGTTAAAAACGAGCCGGTATCTTTGCTGCTTGACTATGAGACGTTCAGTCACGAGGGAAAACCACTGAGAAGTAGTACAGTGCTGTACCGTGACCAGGCAGGCAGACCTTTCGCAGCGCTCTGTATTAACGTTGATAATTCGGGAATCGAGCAGGCGATTACGCTGCTTCAGTCTTTTTCAGGGATAAAAGCACAGATCTCCGCGCCTCCTCCACCCGATCCTGCCACTGAACATCACCATGACAGTATCGAAAACTTAATGCATGAAATTATTGGCAGTACGACCGCGGCAAGTCCAGGTAATAGTCGTAGCGACATGAAACGCGCCAACTTAATGGCAGTGAAAAGTATGCAGGAAAAAGGGATATTTCTAATTAAAGGGGGGGTCGAAAAAGCTGCCGCAGCACTCGGCGTGACACGCTACACCATTTATAACTACCTCGATGAACTTAACAATGGAGATGAGCCCCCCGCTCATACTAAAAGCTAA
- a CDS encoding APC family permease, whose protein sequence is MEKSSHSPVQDTPEAGKEQFQRSIGLISNFSLGFTYLSPLTAVYSLFALAITLAGPPAIWWIVIAAVGQLLVALVFGEIASQYPITGGLYPWARRLWGKKYAWIAAWVYLWALVVTITSIAEYTSTFVASLVSFSATPLHLLITSVVLLAVMMAVNLSGTKNLARVARIGFWCEIVSVIALGIYLLIFHRSQPFSVIFDSMGILSSSGSYVGAFMAASLMGLFMFFGFEACGNVAEEVQDASRKIPVAMILSIVFGAISAIISVLGYLLSSPNLRNIVSGKVSDPIPAILNEALGPVGAKVFIVIAIIAMLSCILSLQAALSRLIFSFSRDQMLPGSRWMAKISAHNVPDNAMIISCLLPAIVCVWVYFQPDNLARITAFAVIGIYLSFQMVVLAALRQRMKGWKPAGEWHIGAFGLLTNILALAYGIVGIYLLAQPADSPNFIDKWTVLIGLAVVLLIGGIYMLLQRPYGKSTAPENDAIEHAEALRAMRNQEGLGR, encoded by the coding sequence ATGGAAAAATCATCACACTCACCCGTACAAGATACCCCGGAAGCTGGTAAAGAACAGTTCCAACGTTCTATTGGGCTTATCTCCAATTTCTCGTTAGGTTTTACTTATCTTTCACCGCTCACTGCTGTCTATTCTCTGTTTGCGTTAGCGATTACCCTCGCCGGGCCACCAGCTATTTGGTGGATAGTCATTGCAGCAGTGGGACAACTGCTTGTGGCGTTAGTCTTTGGAGAAATTGCTTCCCAATATCCCATCACAGGCGGTTTATATCCCTGGGCACGGCGGCTTTGGGGGAAAAAATATGCGTGGATTGCGGCTTGGGTCTATTTATGGGCATTGGTCGTTACCATTACCTCAATTGCTGAATACACCTCGACATTTGTGGCAAGTTTAGTCTCGTTTAGTGCGACGCCACTTCATTTACTCATCACGTCGGTCGTCTTATTGGCGGTAATGATGGCGGTCAACCTCTCGGGAACTAAGAATCTCGCGCGTGTCGCAAGAATAGGGTTTTGGTGTGAAATCGTGAGCGTGATTGCGTTAGGGATCTACTTATTGATTTTCCATCGTTCACAACCCTTCTCTGTAATTTTCGATTCGATGGGCATTTTATCAAGTAGCGGCAGTTACGTGGGGGCCTTTATGGCCGCTTCGCTAATGGGCCTGTTCATGTTCTTCGGATTTGAAGCCTGTGGCAACGTTGCGGAAGAAGTACAAGATGCCAGTCGTAAAATACCGGTAGCGATGATTTTAAGTATTGTCTTTGGCGCAATCTCGGCAATTATTTCGGTATTAGGGTATCTGCTTTCTTCACCAAATTTACGTAATATTGTTAGCGGTAAAGTGAGCGATCCCATCCCCGCGATTCTTAACGAAGCCTTGGGGCCCGTTGGCGCCAAAGTGTTTATCGTTATTGCAATTATCGCTATGCTTTCTTGTATTTTGTCACTACAAGCTGCGCTCAGCCGCCTTATTTTCTCGTTCTCGCGTGACCAGATGTTGCCCGGTAGTCGGTGGATGGCGAAGATTTCCGCTCATAACGTGCCTGATAACGCGATGATTATCAGCTGTCTATTACCAGCTATCGTTTGTGTCTGGGTCTATTTCCAACCCGATAATCTTGCTCGGATCACCGCGTTTGCGGTAATTGGTATCTACTTATCTTTCCAAATGGTGGTATTGGCGGCATTACGCCAGCGCATGAAAGGTTGGAAACCAGCGGGTGAGTGGCATATCGGGGCATTTGGTTTGTTAACGAATATCCTCGCTCTTGCGTACGGCATTGTGGGCATCTATTTACTCGCCCAACCCGCGGATAGCCCGAACTTTATCGATAAATGGACCGTGTTGATCGGCTTGGCAGTGGTATTACTCATTGGCGGAATTTACATGCTCCTTCAACGACCCTATGGTAAATCAACCGCACCGGAAAACGATGCGATTGAGCATGCCGAAGCGCTAAGAGCGATGCGTAACCAAGAGGGATTAGGCCGGTAG
- a CDS encoding helix-turn-helix domain-containing protein: MSTYKELLAKQSPESQQRIKEKVETLRQEVVLSQLREELNISQTELAQAIGVSQPTIAKIERPENDPRLSTLKRYVSALGGELSIDITLPTGKRIGFHL; encoded by the coding sequence ATGTCCACTTACAAAGAACTCTTAGCAAAACAAAGCCCTGAAAGTCAGCAACGCATCAAAGAAAAAGTGGAGACCTTGCGTCAGGAAGTGGTGTTAAGCCAGCTGCGTGAAGAACTAAACATTTCACAGACTGAGCTTGCTCAAGCGATCGGCGTGTCTCAGCCGACCATTGCCAAAATAGAACGACCAGAGAACGATCCGCGCTTATCAACCTTAAAACGGTATGTCTCTGCATTAGGTGGGGAGCTGAGCATCGATATAACGCTTCCAACAGGAAAGCGAATAGGTTTTCATCTCTAA